CTCCTTCTCGCTGGCCTCCAACTCCCAAGAGTCCCGGCCCTGAGTGAAAGAGGCCAGTGTGAGCCTGACAGGTGGTCCAGAGTGCCCAGGGAGCTGAAGCTCTGCCTCCTCACCTTTACGCATGGACTCCAAACATTTCTCTAGGAGCTCTCCCCAAGTTTCCTCCCTCCATGGCCCTATTCCCAAAGTTAGCTCTGTCCAGCCCTCTGGCAGTCCTGACCCAAAAGGAAGCCCCCAAACCAGTACCCGGCAGCGGGAGCCCAGCTTGGGTTTATCCAAGCCTCGGCCACTGGTTACTATCTTCTTGACAAAGCTCCCATCAGGACAGTGCCAGAAATTAGAAGCTTGAAGGGGCTGTAGATCACTGGCTGATCCATGAGACTTATCAAAGTCTCCTTCAAGTTCAGCGGCCAGTTTTTCAGTCCCTTGAGGATTTTCTAGAATTTGACTGATTGGATCTGGGCATTCGCCCAGCTCAAGGATTTCAGTAGGAGGGTCTCTGGGCTGCTGCCTAATCTGAGAAGTTGAATCAAGGTTCTTCTGGGAGTTCTTTTTCCATTGTTGTTGCGCTTGTGAGGTGTCTTCTTCTCCCTTTGGTTGGTCTGGTGGCATCTCCATTTGGCCAGAGAGAAGGGACCAGATTTAGGTCAGCagctgaaaagaaaatcaaaacaatgcTAATTGCAGAATTCTTATTTAGATTTCCTCTCTCGCCCGTCCCTCTGAGAACCAGGCCCCCGGTGCTGAAAGTCCTCAATCCACCCACTCCCAAATTCTCTGCCCTATTCCAGCTTCCGACACACCGCGATctaatctaaaactataaattcCACAATTCCTCGCGCGGTTCTAGTAGCCGCCCCAACTACGGAAAGCAGTCGGATCAAAAAGTCCAAGAGACCGAAAAGCCTATCCTCGTGCAATACCTGGACCGTTCGAATTACCTCTCCTTCCAAAGCTAGAGCTCACTGAGTACGGTCCTCAGAGTCTTGCCCCATGCGGAGAGGATTGCCCGGGAGGCTACGAGCAAGCCGGAAAGAAGCTGTCAGCGAACCCTGGAGTCCGCAAGACGGCGAATCAACTCAAATTCCTGCCAGCCAATCGGGGGGAGGGAGGAATCTGGTTACCCCGCCCACTGAGCGTGACATCATTTCCCCCCCAACCGGCAAGCCTCAGGCCTTAGCAACCGATCTAGGCCAGGGTTCTGACCGGCCACGTTGGTTGGAGTCTACGTCTGAAGGAGTCCTGGAATGGGGGGAGACTGGGGCGAATGAAGATGGAGTCGGGGGTGGCGGAGGTGGTGGCGAATGATAGTCGCGGCAGGCCAGTCCTTTTTTCTGGCAGACCTCAGGACCACCTGTGATATTATTATTCACTGTTTCgggctcccccctccccccgccaaaaaaaataaccgttgccgtcgagccgatttcTACTCGTAGCGAGCCTGTAGTACTGAGTAGAACTACTGCcccataactgccccatagggtttccaaaagcagctggtagactttttggttagcagccgagttttaaccactgcaccaccagggctcccatccagGTCTGCTCCTTAGACCGTTCAGTCCCAGGGTGCTCCAAGATAAACCCTCAAGTCTCTTTCTTCCTAACAGCCCTATTCCCCTTGGAGAGCCACCTGAGGCTTCTCTTTACCTTTTCTATCATAGCCATTGTGGCTTTTCCAGCTCTTCTATATCAAGAAATCTTAGTGCTTCTCTCTAACTTTAATGTGCCCACAtatcacctggggaacttgttaACTTGCAGATTATAATATAGGAGGTCTGAGGTGGGACCTGTGATTCTGCATGTCTAACGAGGTCTCAAatgatgctggtgctgctggtccatggaTCACACTTTGAATAACATGATTCTAGaataactttggaaaccctggtggtgtagtggttaagtgctacggctgctaaccaaagggttgacagttcgaatctgccaggctccttggaaacgctatggggcagttctactctgtcctatagggttgctctgagtcgaaatccactcgacggcagcactgggtttggtttttggttagaatAACTTCATCCCATTCTATTCACTCCTTGCTCTGTCCCCCTTCAGTTTGTCCTACATTTTGCACATGTAACTGGTATAACCTGCTCCACTGATGTAGCAGTGGAGAACTGGTCCTcatcctcccttttgtgatttaGCCTTACTTGTCCAGAGCTCTGTACAGGCTGGGTCACCACTACTCTGATGCTTGGACTCTGTGGGCTCCCACTGAAAATTAATCcaccttttctccctcccctttctcCTTTCCATTTCAGGGAAAGGCTGGCAGTCTAGAATGAGTCACGTAGGATTTGAttacatcctaatccctggacaAAGATTGCTAATGTGTATTATGTGTGTCTTAACTAAGAGAGTCACTACAATGACCCATCAACGATCAGCTTCTCTGTACTAAAAGAAACTGTACTCTGTTACAAATGTATTATTTTCTAATGTTCTCtagttgttttgtgtgtgtgcttttcagTTCCAGTAGATTCCACAGGGCAAGAACCTTGTTTCCTATTTCGTTTGTGTTTCAATTGCttccccattcattcattcaacaaatgtttattgagtacctgctatgtgccaggcagcatGCTAGGAACTGGGAACACATAGGTGAATGAGACAGACACAGTTCGTGGCCTCATGGAGCCTATATTCTGGTCAAATAGAGTAAGTAATTACAGTGATTTGAAGAAGTGTGAGGTGCTGTGAATGTAGATAATGGCAATGAGGTAATATTCCTTGAGAAGGCAATATTTTTGCTGTTATCTAATGAATGAGTTGGCACTGGACCTCAGAGAACCATACCCGTAGGCCTCAAATTGAGAAAAACTGAATTAAATGGTCAGTTTTGTCTCTTTAGGTGATTCCTTGACACCATTGTGATTGTAAATACAAATACAAACATAAGAACTCAAGTCCCTGAAAGAGTAATTCAAATCAtccaaaatgcaaatatttttgttttttaaaaggtcACCCATcaaaaacacaaaattttaaatCTTTAGAAGAAGACTCAGGGGTCCCCAGAGAAGATATGCACGAATCTACAGATTCTCCCCAGGTTTCAGCTTGAGAATAACAAGACTAGATAGGTTCCACCATGTAAATACTCAGAAATGGAAAAGAGTATAAGGGCTCTCCCCCAAAGTGTAGATACTGTGTGAACGTTGACTGACTCACATTGCTTGTTCTCTCCCAGCTTCCTGTCCCTGGACTCTCATTATGTCAGAGGATCTGGCCACATTCTGCTTCTTTCCTTGCCTTACCCAACAAGGGCACAGTTTTGCCTTCATTAAAGATCTAACCTGATATCCAGAATGTATTacgaactcctacaacttaatgacaaaaagacagaccacccaatcaaaaaatgggcaaaggacttgtatAGACATtccaccaaagaagatatgcaaatggccaataaacgcatgaaaaaatgctcagcatcattagtcattagggaaatgcaaaataaaacaacaataaaataccaCCTCACGCCCATTAGGATGgctatgatttaaaataaaatgtaatacaaCAGCTGTTGGTGAGGATGTTGAGAAATTGtaaccttcctccatagctggtgggattgtaaaatggtgcaggcaCAGTGGAAAATCGTCAGGAGGTTCCTCAAAAACTtaaagaactaccatatgacccaacaatttcacTCTTAGTTACAtaaccaaaagaattgaaagcataaacacaaacagaaacctgcacagcaatgctcattgcagcactgttcacaatagccacaaggtggaaacaacctaaatgtccatcaacagatgaactgataaacaaaatgtggaatatacatacaatggaatattatccagccataaagagggatgaagtcctgatacttgctatgacatgaatgaaccttgacaacattatgcttactgaaataagtcagtcacaaagggacagaTATTGTgtaatctcacttacatgaaatatctagaataggcaagtgtatagagaccaaagtttattagtggttaccaaagatgggtgggaggggggagggggagtcattgcttagggagcactgagtttctgcaaggtgttgaaaaaaattggaaatggataatggttgcacaacatgaatagagtcactgaattgtacatgtaaaaaatgttgaaatggtaaatgtttggttgtatatattttaccacaatagaaAAGCACAGAATTATATAGacagcttccttaaaaaaataaactacactttttgcatattaaaaaaaaatctaaaccaaAGGCAGAGCCTAAGGAGAGGTCCAAAAGCTGGTGCAAGGTAGTTTGTGAGGTGTGGTTGGTTGGTGTTGTCCCCTCACACATATGACACTTGCCCTCTAAATAGTTGGAGTCTTTTTCTACTCCTTCAATAATCCTTACTGAATACCTGGAATTCATCAATGAAATTCAACAGGATCCTTACCAGCAGTCTAATATGAATAAAGAGTCATAGTTAATAAATGCCCCAGGTACGAGGGCAAAAGGGACAAGTGGCAGAGGATATTTCCAACGGAGTGATCTGAAAAATCATGAAGGCATTTGGAGAGTTGAGTTTTGAAGGGTGGGCACAATTTTGACATGCAGAGATTGAAGGGgttgaagggatttttttttttttttttagatggaggAGCCTGCATGAGGCaggaaagataaagaaagcaAAGCCACTTTACACTCAGTATTATTCATCTCCGGTGTGTTAACCTCAGCTTTCCCAGAATATTCGTTTGTGGTGCTGTTCACCAGGCGTCAAGCCGGCTGGAAGTTTCTACACCCTCACATTTCCCTGCGTTCCATACTTACCACATGAAACCATATGCTGCACTTATTTTCTGCCATTTATCATCAAATGTGACACAAAAATTCTGGTCTTCCAAAGGCTAAATAAATTTCCCCTTGTGTTTAGCTTTGGTGGTTTCTGTGGTTTTCAGTTCTGCTGGAATTTGTGTCAAAATGGTCCCTCCCTCCTCTTTGCTCCTGAAACATTTTGCTTGTGCTCCCTTTAAAAGCAGGGAAAGGCCGACTTTGCAGCAGTGAAATGTTTAATGATAAGAGCTGCTCTTTACCAAACACTCAGCACGTGCCAGACATTGTGATAAATGTCTCATATATTTTACCTCATCTTCTCCTCACACAACTCCATGAGCTACttattcatttagtcattcaacaaGTCTTTATTGACGGTCTCCTCTGTACCAGTCAGTGTGGTTGTGTGCCAGCAattccacgtgacagagtagaactacctcataggggtttcttggcagtaatcttcacagaggcagattgccaggagcagattgccagatctttctcccatggagctgctggatggcttcgaacggccaaccttttgattagcagctgagcctttaaccattgcaccacctggaTGCCTTACGCATGCatgtataatatacatatatattacaaaGAATAGTTAAATGAACATCATAGAGCTTAAGAAAATATCCCCAATATCAGTGAATCTCCCTGGGTGTCTCTCCCCAATGAGATCTTCTTTCTCACCAAAGTGTAACCACTATTCTGAATGTTATGTTTTACTACACAGATAAGTATCAaaagaggttttgttttgttttctccttcaaAGACCAAGCATATTTTAGCATGTTTATATAATAATGGGAATGTTtcagaaaagaggagaaaattGATCATGCAGAAGAGATGCGAGATAACTTCAGAAGCCACATCTCTTAGCAGGTAAGAAGGAATGGGGCCTCAGTTCACAGACCCGGGGGTGGGGCGGACAGACCACTTTCTTTGTGGTGACAGGGAGAAGGCAGTAAATACAGCAGAGATACAggtaggctggtggatttgggatAGGACCATGAGGAAGTTGTTTTCTGAAACCTTCCATTTTCTCACCGAAATGGGAAGA
This is a stretch of genomic DNA from Elephas maximus indicus isolate mEleMax1 chromosome 1, mEleMax1 primary haplotype, whole genome shotgun sequence. It encodes these proteins:
- the FKBPL gene encoding FK506-binding protein-like — translated: MEMPPDQPKGEEDTSQAQQQWKKNSQKNLDSTSQIRQQPRDPPTEILELGECPDPISQILENPQGTEKLAAELEGDFDKSHGSASDLQPLQASNFWHCPDGSFVKKIVTSGRGLDKPKLGSRCRVLVWGLPFGSGLPEGWTELTLGIGPWREETWGELLEKCLESMRKGEEAELQLPGHSGPPVRLTLASFTQGRDSWELEASEKEALAREEHAQGTELFRAGNPKGAARCYGRALRLLLTLPPPGPPERTTLHANLAACQLLLGQPQLAVQSCDRVLEREPGHLKALYRRGVAQAALGNLEKATDDLKKVLAVDTKNRAAQEELGKVVIQRKKQDAGLAQGLRKMFG